One stretch of Streptomyces sp. R21 DNA includes these proteins:
- a CDS encoding AraC family transcriptional regulator produces the protein MYHTWMRYFTPGPAHHRLGLACLGVGLQYGELPTVGPRTLDHHVAVVISAGGGWFQGPDGRRQKVTAPALIWLVPGVPHHYGPDPGWDECFVDFTGPATATYTELGYIEPDRPVVPLSDAAGARATVGRIARAARRGNPLLEVETGAAVHELLVVLRRARSDTAPDGHQVLQALARDAFKPLSVAEHAALHGMTPAELRAAVRRGAGCSPKDYLLGIRLGRAKELLAATELPVAAVARRVGYDDPAYFSRLFNRRVGMAPVRFRAQQGRTVPGGWSNRIPDPDDPPMIERPPDP, from the coding sequence ATGTACCACACCTGGATGCGGTATTTCACTCCCGGCCCCGCCCACCACCGGCTCGGCCTCGCCTGCCTCGGCGTCGGCCTGCAGTACGGGGAACTGCCCACCGTCGGACCGCGCACCCTCGACCACCACGTCGCCGTCGTCATCAGCGCGGGCGGCGGCTGGTTCCAGGGCCCCGACGGGCGCCGCCAGAAGGTCACCGCACCCGCCCTGATCTGGCTCGTCCCCGGCGTCCCGCACCACTACGGCCCCGACCCCGGCTGGGACGAGTGCTTCGTCGACTTCACCGGGCCCGCCACAGCCACGTACACCGAACTCGGCTACATCGAACCCGACCGGCCCGTCGTCCCCCTCTCCGACGCCGCGGGCGCCCGCGCCACCGTCGGCCGCATCGCCCGCGCCGCCCGCCGCGGCAACCCCCTCCTCGAAGTCGAGACCGGAGCCGCCGTCCACGAACTGCTCGTCGTGCTGCGCCGCGCCCGCTCCGACACCGCCCCCGACGGCCACCAGGTCCTCCAGGCCCTCGCCCGCGACGCCTTCAAGCCACTGTCCGTCGCCGAACACGCGGCCCTGCACGGCATGACCCCCGCCGAACTGCGCGCCGCCGTCCGCCGCGGCGCCGGATGCAGCCCCAAGGACTACCTCCTCGGCATCCGCCTCGGCCGCGCCAAGGAACTCCTCGCCGCCACCGAACTCCCCGTTGCCGCCGTCGCCCGCCGCGTCGGCTACGACGACCCCGCCTACTTCTCCCGCCTGTTCAACCGCCGCGTCGGCATGGCCCCGGTCCGCTTCCGCGCCCAGCAGGGCCGCACCGTCCCCGGCGGCTGGAGCAACCGCATCCCCGATCCGGACGATCCGCCGATGATCGAGCGCCCGCCCGACCCGTAG
- a CDS encoding beta-galactosidase family protein, producing MSEFTVGDTDFLLDGRPVRLLSGALHYFRVHEEQWGHRLGMLRAMGLNCVETYVPWNLHEPRPGDFREVEQLGRFLDAARNAGLWAIVRPGPYICAEWENGGLPHWLTGELGARVRTRDERYLAHVERWFGRLLREIVPRQFGRGGPVIMVQVENEYGSYGSDQVYLRWLADLLRAQGVGVPLFTSDGPEDHMLTGGSIPGILATANFGSDARAGFETLRRHRPEGPLMCMEFWCGWFDHWGADHVVRDARDAADALREILECGASVNLYMAHGGTNFAGWAGANRGGGALHDGPLEPDVTSYDYDAPIDELGRATEKFWHFREVLAAYADGPLPDVPPAPPVLDASAAVELTAWAPLDAVLDTLGGPDAVHPVPPTFEELDVDRGLVRYTFEVPGPRQPYPLTVRGLRDLATVYVDGVAAGVLTEDAAELKEPVTGPARVELWVESLGRVNYGPRTGESKGIAGGVLHERQYLHGVRARGLRLDAFDAGVEEVPFGVLPEGGAPGLYRGTVTVSGAGDALLELPGWTRGFVWINGFNLGRYWSAGPQTSLYVPGPVLREGANEVWVLELQQAPEPQQSPGLQEAPELGKTSQGTSTTSKESSANSAVPSSPVLRRPTQASPLSGAVNS from the coding sequence ATGAGCGAGTTCACGGTGGGGGACACGGATTTTCTGCTGGACGGGCGGCCGGTGCGGCTGCTGTCCGGCGCGCTGCACTACTTCCGGGTGCACGAGGAGCAGTGGGGGCACCGGCTCGGGATGCTGCGGGCGATGGGCCTCAACTGTGTGGAGACATACGTTCCGTGGAACCTCCACGAGCCGCGTCCGGGCGACTTCCGGGAGGTGGAGCAGCTGGGCCGCTTCCTGGACGCGGCGCGGAACGCCGGGCTGTGGGCGATCGTGCGGCCGGGGCCGTACATCTGCGCCGAGTGGGAGAACGGCGGGCTGCCGCACTGGCTGACCGGTGAGCTGGGCGCCCGGGTGCGTACGCGGGACGAGCGGTATCTGGCGCATGTGGAGCGCTGGTTCGGGCGGCTGCTGCGGGAGATCGTGCCGCGGCAGTTCGGCCGTGGCGGTCCGGTGATCATGGTGCAGGTCGAGAACGAGTACGGCAGCTACGGCTCGGACCAGGTGTATCTGCGGTGGCTGGCCGACCTGCTGCGCGCGCAGGGGGTGGGTGTCCCGCTGTTCACCTCGGACGGGCCCGAGGACCACATGCTCACCGGCGGTTCGATTCCCGGGATCCTGGCGACCGCGAACTTCGGCTCCGACGCGCGCGCGGGCTTCGAGACGCTGCGCCGGCACCGGCCCGAAGGTCCGCTGATGTGCATGGAGTTCTGGTGCGGCTGGTTCGACCACTGGGGCGCCGACCATGTCGTACGGGACGCCCGGGACGCGGCGGACGCGCTGCGGGAGATCCTGGAGTGCGGGGCCTCCGTCAACCTCTACATGGCGCACGGGGGCACGAACTTCGCGGGCTGGGCGGGGGCCAACCGGGGCGGCGGGGCGCTGCACGACGGCCCGCTGGAGCCGGACGTGACCTCCTACGACTACGACGCGCCGATCGACGAACTCGGGCGCGCCACCGAGAAGTTCTGGCACTTCCGCGAGGTCCTCGCCGCGTACGCCGACGGCCCGCTGCCCGACGTGCCGCCCGCCCCGCCCGTGCTGGACGCGTCCGCCGCGGTCGAACTCACCGCGTGGGCGCCCCTGGACGCCGTACTGGACACGCTCGGCGGTCCGGACGCCGTGCACCCCGTCCCGCCGACCTTCGAGGAGCTGGACGTGGACCGGGGTCTGGTCCGCTACACGTTCGAGGTGCCCGGACCGCGGCAGCCGTATCCGCTGACCGTGCGCGGACTGCGGGATCTCGCGACGGTGTACGTCGACGGGGTCGCGGCCGGGGTGCTGACCGAGGACGCGGCCGAGCTCAAGGAGCCTGTCACGGGGCCCGCGCGGGTGGAGCTGTGGGTGGAGTCGCTGGGGAGGGTCAACTACGGGCCGCGCACCGGCGAGTCGAAGGGCATCGCCGGGGGTGTGCTGCACGAGCGGCAGTATCTGCACGGCGTGCGGGCGCGGGGGCTGCGCCTGGACGCGTTCGACGCCGGGGTCGAGGAGGTGCCCTTCGGCGTACTGCCCGAGGGCGGCGCCCCCGGCCTGTACCGCGGCACCGTCACGGTGTCGGGCGCCGGGGACGCCCTGCTCGAACTCCCGGGCTGGACGCGGGGGTTCGTGTGGATCAACGGGTTCAACCTGGGCCGCTACTGGTCGGCGGGCCCACAGACGAGCCTGTACGTTCCGGGGCCCGTGCTGCGGGAGGGCGCCAACGAGGTGTGGGTGCTGGAGCTCCAGCAGGCTCCGGAGCCTCAGCAGTCTCCGGGGCTTCAGGAGGCCCCGGAGCTTGGGAAGACCTCTCAGGGGACCTCGACGACCTCGAAGGAGTCGAGTGCGAACTCCGCGGTGCCGTCGTCGCCGGTCTTGCGCAGGCCCACCCAGGCCTCGCCCTTGTCGGGAGCGGTGAACTCGTAG
- a CDS encoding chorismate mutase — MTTSNNHAVDPAVRAELARLRDSIDNIDAAVVHMLAERFKCTQQVGHLKANHALPPADPDREAQQIARLRSLAENAKLDPAFAEKLLNFIIAEVIRHHERIADDTATPGE, encoded by the coding sequence ATGACCACCAGCAACAACCACGCCGTCGACCCCGCCGTCCGCGCCGAACTCGCCCGGCTGCGCGACAGCATCGACAACATCGACGCCGCCGTCGTCCACATGCTCGCCGAGCGCTTCAAGTGCACCCAGCAGGTCGGCCACCTCAAGGCCAACCACGCACTGCCGCCCGCCGATCCGGACCGCGAGGCCCAGCAGATCGCCCGGCTGCGCAGCCTCGCCGAGAACGCCAAACTCGACCCGGCCTTCGCGGAGAAACTCCTCAACTTCATCATCGCCGAGGTCATCCGCCACCACGAACGCATCGCGGACGACACCGCGACCCCCGGCGAGTGA
- a CDS encoding endo-alpha-N-acetylgalactosaminidase family protein: MQPSDTFAPSRRAVVAGTAAAGIGAVLGVAGTASAAPGEEAVIRSDALDVRVATGFPRIVSYTDRATGAVLHGQEDEITAILIDGTPRTPAVTSTMPGDDTAAYRLAFDGGTTIDVEIAVTGRQVLWRVTRIADTTALPVGTLQIPGLALLSVRSDQPGAQLLAARIQLDKAKSGDTLVVPAADTPAEAPTGCAYAVVAHAGLGGAVETNTVYDKPDSAAGTTWENGRLWRQTVRADGYVKAQLSPGQWTHRAATASDTEPLPYATVIVTGDRGGDGVVDWQDAAIAFRDIMVTPLGADEQYLRVVPHIPFNFASQATNPFLATLDNVKRISLATDGLRQFTLLKGYQSEGHDSAHPDYAGNHNKRAGGLDDLNTLVREGRKWNSDFAVHVNATESYPVAHAFSETLVDKTDEQWDWLDQSYRIDQRRDLVSGDIVKRFADLRAEADPALNSLYIDVFRESGWTSDRLQRALREQGWHVTSEWAHGLERSSLWSHWATETDYGPDTSRGINSRLIRFVRNHQKDVFADKWPTLLGIARMGNFEGWTGKTDWTYFHDLIWTDSLPAKYLQAYPIKTWGEHEITFFGQGATSVSDADGTRRITTDGRLVYADGTYLLPWEPRRATKLYHYNPRGGSTSWRLPRAWEGLSRVALYRLTDQGRVFLKYVPVGGGSVTLDAAPKQPYVLYRTRVPEAPDPSWGQATPLHDPGFNSGSLKGWTVGGPASVQLSGLGDYELVIASGGAARVGRRLTRLAPGTYAASVQVEVGEKAGDTRRAALEIRTADGVTAVNWTETSTSGNYVAADRKHGTRFQRMFTWFTVPEGGGPVDLTLRADAGRARVRFDNLRVVPARRSTKQGALVFEDFENVPQGWGLFVKGDAGGATDPRTHIAQRHATFTQRGWNGKAIDDIIDGSESLKSRGENDGLVYRTVPHTVRFRPGTRYRVTFRYENEKAGQYAWITAVDTPATRELDRRDLPAATEPTELAYEFTAPDKGEAWVGLRKTGDDGTAEFALDSFEVVEVP; the protein is encoded by the coding sequence TTGCAGCCGTCAGACACGTTCGCCCCCAGCCGCAGAGCCGTCGTCGCGGGGACCGCCGCGGCCGGGATCGGGGCCGTACTCGGCGTCGCCGGTACCGCCTCGGCGGCCCCCGGCGAGGAAGCCGTGATCCGCTCCGACGCCCTCGACGTCCGCGTGGCCACCGGCTTCCCGCGGATCGTCTCCTACACCGACCGTGCCACCGGTGCCGTCCTGCACGGCCAGGAGGACGAGATCACGGCCATCCTGATCGACGGCACCCCGCGCACCCCCGCGGTCACCTCGACGATGCCCGGCGATGACACGGCCGCCTACCGCCTCGCCTTCGACGGCGGCACCACCATCGACGTGGAGATCGCTGTGACGGGCCGTCAGGTCCTCTGGCGCGTCACGCGGATCGCCGACACCACCGCCCTGCCCGTCGGCACCCTGCAGATCCCCGGCCTCGCCCTGCTCTCCGTGCGCAGTGACCAGCCCGGCGCCCAACTGCTCGCCGCCCGCATCCAGTTGGACAAGGCGAAGAGCGGCGACACCCTCGTCGTACCGGCCGCGGACACCCCGGCCGAGGCCCCCACCGGATGCGCGTACGCCGTCGTCGCGCACGCCGGGCTCGGCGGCGCCGTCGAGACGAACACCGTGTACGACAAGCCGGACAGCGCGGCGGGCACCACCTGGGAGAACGGCCGGCTCTGGCGGCAGACGGTCCGGGCGGACGGCTACGTCAAGGCGCAGCTCTCCCCGGGCCAGTGGACCCACCGCGCGGCGACCGCCTCCGACACGGAGCCGCTGCCGTACGCAACGGTGATCGTGACCGGTGACCGGGGCGGCGACGGCGTCGTCGACTGGCAGGACGCCGCGATCGCCTTCCGCGACATCATGGTGACCCCGCTCGGCGCCGACGAGCAGTACCTGAGGGTCGTCCCGCACATCCCCTTCAACTTCGCCTCGCAGGCGACCAATCCGTTCCTCGCCACCCTCGACAACGTCAAGCGGATCTCCCTGGCGACCGACGGGCTGCGGCAGTTCACCCTCCTGAAGGGCTACCAGTCCGAGGGCCACGACTCCGCGCACCCCGACTACGCGGGCAACCACAACAAGCGCGCGGGCGGCCTCGACGACCTCAACACCCTGGTCAGGGAAGGCCGGAAGTGGAACAGCGACTTCGCCGTCCACGTCAACGCCACCGAGTCCTATCCCGTCGCCCACGCCTTCTCCGAGACCCTCGTCGACAAGACCGACGAGCAGTGGGACTGGCTCGACCAGAGCTACCGCATCGACCAGCGCCGGGACCTGGTCTCCGGTGACATCGTCAAGCGCTTCGCCGACCTGCGCGCGGAGGCCGATCCCGCCCTCAACTCCCTCTACATCGACGTCTTCCGCGAGTCCGGCTGGACCTCCGACCGCCTCCAGCGCGCCCTGCGCGAACAGGGCTGGCACGTCACCTCCGAGTGGGCCCACGGCCTGGAGCGCTCCTCCCTGTGGTCGCACTGGGCGACCGAGACCGACTACGGCCCCGACACCTCCCGCGGCATCAACTCCCGGCTGATCCGCTTCGTCCGCAACCACCAGAAGGACGTCTTCGCCGACAAGTGGCCGACCCTGCTGGGCATCGCCCGCATGGGCAACTTCGAGGGCTGGACCGGCAAGACCGACTGGACCTACTTCCACGACCTGATCTGGACCGACTCACTGCCCGCCAAGTACCTCCAGGCGTACCCGATCAAGACCTGGGGCGAGCACGAGATCACCTTCTTCGGACAGGGCGCGACCTCCGTGTCCGACGCCGACGGCACCCGTCGCATCACCACCGACGGACGGCTCGTCTACGCCGACGGCACCTATCTCCTGCCCTGGGAACCCCGCAGGGCCACCAAGCTGTACCACTACAACCCCCGGGGCGGCAGCACCAGTTGGCGACTCCCGCGCGCCTGGGAGGGCCTGTCCCGGGTGGCCCTGTACCGGCTCACCGACCAGGGACGGGTGTTCCTGAAGTACGTCCCCGTCGGCGGCGGCAGCGTCACCCTCGACGCGGCTCCGAAGCAGCCGTACGTCCTCTACCGCACCCGAGTCCCCGAAGCCCCCGACCCCTCCTGGGGCCAGGCGACCCCACTGCACGACCCGGGCTTCAACTCCGGCTCCCTGAAGGGCTGGACGGTCGGCGGACCCGCCTCCGTGCAGCTGAGCGGACTCGGCGATTACGAGCTGGTGATCGCCTCCGGCGGCGCCGCACGGGTCGGCCGGCGCCTGACTCGCCTCGCCCCCGGCACCTACGCCGCCTCCGTCCAGGTCGAGGTGGGGGAGAAGGCCGGCGACACCCGCAGGGCCGCGCTGGAGATCCGTACCGCCGACGGGGTCACGGCCGTCAACTGGACCGAGACGTCCACCTCGGGCAACTACGTCGCCGCCGACCGCAAGCACGGCACCCGATTCCAGCGGATGTTCACCTGGTTCACCGTGCCCGAGGGCGGCGGCCCCGTCGACCTCACGCTGCGCGCCGACGCCGGGCGGGCCCGCGTGCGCTTCGACAACCTGCGCGTCGTGCCCGCGCGGCGCTCGACGAAGCAAGGCGCCCTCGTCTTCGAGGACTTCGAGAACGTCCCCCAGGGCTGGGGCCTCTTCGTGAAGGGCGACGCGGGCGGCGCCACCGACCCGCGCACCCACATCGCCCAGCGGCACGCGACCTTCACCCAGCGCGGCTGGAACGGCAAGGCCATCGACGACATCATCGACGGCTCCGAATCCCTCAAGTCCCGGGGCGAGAACGACGGTCTGGTCTACCGGACCGTGCCGCACACCGTCCGCTTCCGGCCGGGCACCCGCTACCGGGTCACCTTCCGCTACGAGAACGAGAAGGCCGGACAGTACGCCTGGATCACCGCCGTCGACACCCCCGCCACCCGTGAGCTGGACCGCCGGGACCTCCCGGCGGCCACCGAACCCACCGAACTGGCCTACGAGTTCACCGCTCCCGACAAGGGCGAGGCCTGGGTGGGCCTGCGCAAGACCGGCGACGACGGCACCGCGGAGTTCGCACTCGACTCCTTCGAGGTCGTCGAGGTCCCCTGA
- a CDS encoding GNAT family N-acetyltransferase, with protein MSMDHQPGNVEQQPAVTASLQVGDKDEALEERLDDELTAFNAQATGAGTPTPLSVRVTDDAGELVGGLTAWIWGGCCAVDMLWVRADQRHAGWGSRLLTAAEEEAARRGCTEAIVSSFTFQAPDFYRGHGYRETGRTEGIPGGHQDVHLHKLLAPAEGQPPPRAPRPAR; from the coding sequence ATGAGCATGGATCACCAGCCGGGAAACGTGGAGCAACAGCCCGCCGTCACCGCGTCGTTGCAGGTGGGCGACAAGGACGAGGCCCTGGAGGAGCGGCTCGACGACGAGCTGACTGCCTTCAACGCACAGGCGACCGGCGCCGGTACGCCGACCCCTCTCTCGGTCCGTGTCACCGACGACGCGGGCGAACTCGTCGGTGGACTCACCGCCTGGATCTGGGGCGGCTGCTGCGCCGTCGACATGCTGTGGGTGCGTGCGGACCAACGGCACGCGGGCTGGGGAAGCAGGCTGCTGACCGCGGCCGAGGAGGAGGCCGCCCGGCGCGGCTGCACCGAGGCGATCGTGTCGTCCTTCACCTTCCAGGCCCCGGACTTCTACCGCGGCCACGGCTATCGCGAGACGGGCCGCACCGAGGGCATCCCGGGCGGCCACCAGGACGTGCACCTGCACAAGCTGCTGGCGCCCGCGGAAGGTCAGCCCCCGCCCCGCGCTCCGCGCCCCGCCCGTTAG
- a CDS encoding two-component system response regulator yields MPSDAKILIVDDHEDTLYALESALTPLGYLVARATSGDDALKEVLRGQVGLLLLDVRMPGVSGLEVVRYMRRLEQTQHIPVLLLTGFGPDTRLTTTAFRLGVADLIMKPIDPWTLRTKVRYLYDAHQRQQAMERELRELRALVRERTPHPVLEHPDARVPFQREARNGKLKQDRT; encoded by the coding sequence ATGCCGTCGGATGCCAAGATCCTCATCGTCGACGACCATGAGGACACGCTGTACGCGCTGGAAAGCGCCCTGACCCCGCTCGGCTACCTCGTGGCCCGGGCGACCAGCGGCGACGATGCGCTCAAGGAAGTCCTGCGCGGCCAGGTGGGGCTGCTCCTGCTCGACGTCCGCATGCCCGGCGTCAGCGGCCTCGAGGTCGTCCGCTATATGCGGCGTCTGGAGCAGACCCAGCACATCCCCGTCCTCCTGCTCACCGGCTTCGGCCCGGACACCCGGCTCACCACCACCGCCTTCCGCCTCGGCGTCGCCGACCTGATCATGAAACCCATAGACCCGTGGACCCTGCGCACCAAGGTCCGCTACCTCTACGACGCCCACCAGCGCCAGCAGGCCATGGAACGCGAACTGCGCGAACTGCGTGCGCTGGTGAGGGAACGGACCCCACACCCCGTCCTGGAGCACCCCGACGCCCGCGTCCCCTTTCAGCGAGAAGCCCGCAACGGAAAGCTGAAACAGGATCGGACGTAA
- the pepN gene encoding aminopeptidase N produces MSVLTRDEAQTRAQLLDVHHYGIELDLTVGDETFDSRTVIRFTAAADADTFVELKPAELRFVTLDGNPLDPETLVENRLPLKNLTAGEHELHVDATMRYSRTGEGMHRFTDPTDGETYVYTQLFMEDVQRVFAAFDQPDLKSVFELTVKAPAGWTVLANSVTEHLGDGLWKAAPTPLISTYLVAVAAGPWHSVRTEHRGLPFGIHCRRSLAPHLDADADEILDITRACYDRYHEKFDEPYPFDSYDQAFVPEFNAGAMENPGLVTFRDEFVYRSAVTDTERQTRAMVIAHEMAHMWFGDLVTLRWWDDIWLNESFAEYMGYQTLIEATRFTGTWTEFGVTRKPWGYDADQRPSTHPVAPDPDAVPDTASAMLNFDGISYAKGASALRQLVTWLGEKAFLAGINTHFARHKFANATLADFIDSLASGTERDVHAWADTWLRTTGVDTLTPRLDRADDGTRTLTVDHHGSRPHRISVGLYDQDDTDGGRLTLRDRLELDIPQTDGPQPIGKRPALLLLNDQDLSYTKVRFDPDSFQTVTAALSGLPDPLTRAVIWNALRDAVRDGELPALAYVETARAHLPRETDLALVQGVLAFAATQVADRYLPAVDRPAALATLTDLCRDLIRRTEDGSHPGLRLIAVRHYIDVATRPDTINSWFSEGTVPGGPELDPELRWRILGRLAVLGAIDDAVIDAELVQDPSASGQEGAARCRAALPDPQAKRKAWEDMFTTDDLSNYLFTATAQGFWQPEQADLLKGYVERYWTDAVAVAARRGPAIAEAAGRWAFPAHAVSTETLRQGETCLNEADPIPALRRKLADQLDDLARALKVREG; encoded by the coding sequence ATGTCCGTACTGACGCGCGACGAAGCGCAGACCCGTGCCCAGCTCCTCGATGTCCACCACTACGGGATCGAACTCGACCTCACCGTCGGCGACGAGACCTTCGACTCGCGCACCGTCATCCGCTTCACCGCCGCAGCGGACGCGGACACCTTCGTCGAGCTGAAGCCCGCCGAACTCCGCTTCGTCACCCTCGACGGGAACCCCCTCGACCCCGAGACCCTCGTCGAGAACCGGCTGCCGCTGAAGAACCTCACCGCGGGCGAGCACGAACTGCACGTCGACGCCACGATGCGCTACTCGCGCACCGGCGAGGGCATGCACCGCTTCACCGACCCCACCGACGGCGAGACCTACGTCTACACCCAGCTGTTCATGGAAGACGTCCAGCGCGTCTTCGCCGCCTTCGACCAGCCCGACCTGAAGTCCGTCTTCGAGCTGACCGTCAAGGCCCCCGCCGGCTGGACCGTCCTCGCCAACAGCGTCACCGAACACCTCGGCGACGGCCTGTGGAAGGCCGCCCCCACCCCCCTCATCTCCACCTACCTCGTCGCCGTCGCCGCCGGCCCCTGGCACTCCGTACGCACCGAGCACCGCGGCCTGCCCTTCGGCATCCACTGCCGCCGCTCCCTCGCCCCCCACCTCGACGCGGACGCCGACGAAATCCTCGACATCACCCGCGCCTGCTACGACCGCTACCACGAGAAGTTCGACGAGCCCTACCCCTTCGACTCCTACGACCAGGCGTTCGTCCCCGAGTTCAACGCCGGCGCCATGGAGAACCCCGGCCTCGTCACCTTCCGCGACGAGTTCGTCTACCGCTCCGCCGTCACCGACACCGAACGCCAGACCCGCGCCATGGTCATCGCCCACGAAATGGCCCACATGTGGTTCGGCGACCTCGTCACCCTGCGCTGGTGGGACGACATCTGGCTCAACGAGTCCTTCGCCGAGTACATGGGCTACCAGACCCTCATCGAAGCCACCCGCTTCACAGGTACCTGGACCGAGTTCGGCGTCACCCGCAAACCCTGGGGCTACGACGCCGACCAGCGCCCCTCCACCCACCCCGTCGCCCCCGACCCCGACGCCGTCCCCGACACCGCCTCCGCGATGCTCAACTTCGACGGCATCTCCTACGCCAAGGGCGCCTCCGCACTACGGCAACTGGTGACCTGGCTCGGCGAGAAGGCCTTCCTCGCCGGCATCAACACCCACTTCGCCCGCCACAAGTTCGCCAACGCCACCCTCGCCGACTTCATCGACTCCCTCGCCTCGGGCACCGAACGCGACGTCCACGCCTGGGCCGACACCTGGCTGCGCACCACCGGCGTCGACACCCTCACCCCGCGCCTCGACCGCGCCGACGACGGCACCCGCACCCTCACCGTCGACCACCACGGCAGCCGCCCCCACCGCATCTCCGTCGGCCTCTACGACCAGGACGACACCGACGGCGGACGCCTCACCCTCCGCGACCGCCTCGAACTCGACATCCCCCAGACCGACGGACCCCAGCCCATCGGCAAACGCCCCGCACTGCTCCTCCTCAACGACCAGGACCTGTCGTACACGAAGGTCCGCTTCGACCCCGACTCCTTCCAGACCGTCACCGCCGCCCTGTCCGGCCTGCCCGACCCGCTGACCCGCGCCGTCATCTGGAACGCCCTGCGCGACGCCGTACGCGACGGCGAACTCCCCGCCCTCGCCTATGTGGAGACCGCCCGCGCCCACCTCCCGCGCGAGACCGACCTCGCCCTCGTCCAGGGCGTGCTGGCCTTCGCCGCCACCCAGGTCGCCGACCGCTACCTCCCGGCCGTGGACCGCCCCGCCGCCCTCGCCACCCTCACCGACCTGTGCCGCGACCTGATCCGCCGCACCGAGGACGGCTCCCACCCCGGCCTGCGCCTGATCGCCGTACGCCACTACATCGACGTCGCGACCCGGCCCGACACCATCAACTCCTGGTTCTCCGAGGGCACCGTGCCCGGCGGCCCGGAACTCGACCCCGAGCTGCGCTGGCGCATCCTCGGCCGCCTCGCCGTCCTCGGCGCCATCGACGACGCCGTCATCGACGCCGAACTCGTCCAGGACCCCAGCGCCAGCGGCCAGGAAGGCGCCGCCCGCTGCCGCGCCGCCCTGCCCGACCCCCAGGCCAAGCGGAAGGCCTGGGAGGACATGTTCACCACCGACGACCTCTCCAACTACCTGTTCACCGCCACCGCCCAGGGCTTCTGGCAGCCCGAACAGGCCGACCTGCTCAAGGGGTACGTCGAGCGGTACTGGACCGACGCGGTCGCCGTCGCCGCCCGCCGCGGCCCCGCCATCGCCGAGGCCGCCGGCCGCTGGGCCTTCCCCGCCCACGCCGTCTCCACCGAGACCCTCCGCCAGGGCGAGACCTGCCTGAACGAGGCCGACCCCATCCCCGCCCTGCGCCGCAAACTCGCCGACCAACTCGACGACCTGGCACGGGCGTTGAAGGTCAGGGAGGGCTAG